A single genomic interval of Ramlibacter sp. harbors:
- a CDS encoding glutathione S-transferase family protein — MQTLPHRTAAPVAGDRLVLHDRETSGNCYKVRLFLSFLALPYQRVPVRLQAGRNVVDAAYLALNPRGQVPTLADGGVVLWGSTAILCYLARRYDESREWLPIDAAAMARVCQWLELAQNEIASGLFMDRAIQRFGYTGDLVASRAAGEQALRVLEGQLQRDDWLAGERATLADVACFPHVALAGQGGFQLAGYPAVGRWLARFRKLERFIPMPGVA; from the coding sequence ATGCAAACCCTGCCCCACAGAACCGCGGCCCCGGTTGCCGGTGACAGGCTGGTCCTGCATGACCGCGAGACCTCCGGCAACTGCTACAAGGTGCGGCTGTTCCTGTCCTTTCTCGCGCTGCCCTACCAGCGAGTGCCGGTCCGGCTGCAGGCCGGGCGCAACGTGGTGGACGCGGCCTACCTCGCGCTCAATCCGCGTGGCCAGGTGCCCACGCTGGCCGACGGTGGCGTGGTGCTATGGGGATCGACTGCCATCCTTTGCTACCTGGCCCGCCGCTACGACGAGTCGCGCGAGTGGCTGCCCATTGATGCCGCCGCGATGGCCCGGGTCTGCCAGTGGCTGGAACTGGCCCAGAACGAGATCGCCTCGGGGCTGTTCATGGACCGCGCGATCCAGCGCTTTGGCTACACCGGCGATCTGGTGGCGTCCCGGGCGGCTGGCGAGCAGGCCCTGCGGGTGCTGGAAGGCCAGTTGCAACGCGACGACTGGCTGGCTGGCGAGCGGGCCACCCTGGCCGACGTGGCCTGCTTCCCCCACGTGGCGCTGGCCGGGCAGGGCGGTTTCCAGCTGGCGGGCTACCCGGCGGTCGGGCGCTGGCTGGCCCGGTTCCGCAAGCTCGAGCGGTTCATCCCCATGCCC
- a CDS encoding TRAP transporter substrate-binding protein, translating to MKTYLIAALTVAATMANAQTQWKLATGYRAESFHTQNIAQFAKDVEQASAGALRIEVHPNNELFKLNDIRQAVQDGKVQAGETIMTSMVKEIPIAGADAIPFVVGSYEDARRMWDLQRPLIDRHFAERGLKALYAVPWPPQGLYAGAPVKSSADFKGTRMRTYNTSTVRIAQMLGATPVDVPMVDVNKALASGRMDNMITSAVTGVENQVWGQIKNYYEINAWFPKNIVFVNLKAFDSLNPPVRQAVLKAAQEAETRGWTMSRAVATESTQELKAKGMKVERIPADFEAELKRMGEKFSREWVRTVGNEANNIFVPYYIQR from the coding sequence ATGAAGACCTATCTGATTGCTGCCTTGACCGTTGCCGCCACCATGGCGAATGCCCAGACCCAGTGGAAGCTGGCCACCGGCTACCGCGCGGAATCCTTCCACACGCAGAACATTGCCCAGTTTGCCAAGGACGTGGAGCAGGCCAGCGCCGGCGCGTTGCGCATTGAGGTCCACCCGAACAACGAGCTGTTCAAGCTCAACGACATCCGCCAGGCCGTGCAGGACGGCAAGGTGCAGGCCGGCGAGACCATCATGACCAGCATGGTCAAGGAGATTCCCATCGCCGGGGCCGACGCCATTCCCTTCGTGGTGGGCAGCTACGAGGACGCGCGCCGCATGTGGGACCTGCAGCGCCCGCTGATCGACAGGCATTTCGCCGAGCGCGGCCTGAAGGCCCTGTACGCCGTGCCGTGGCCGCCCCAGGGCCTGTATGCCGGCGCGCCCGTGAAGTCGTCCGCGGACTTCAAGGGCACGCGCATGCGCACCTACAACACCTCCACGGTGCGCATTGCCCAGATGCTGGGCGCCACGCCGGTGGACGTGCCCATGGTGGACGTCAACAAGGCCCTGGCCAGTGGCCGGATGGACAACATGATCACCTCGGCCGTGACGGGCGTGGAGAACCAGGTCTGGGGCCAGATCAAGAACTACTACGAGATCAACGCCTGGTTCCCCAAGAACATCGTGTTCGTGAACCTCAAGGCCTTTGACAGCCTGAACCCGCCGGTCAGGCAGGCCGTGCTCAAGGCCGCGCAGGAAGCCGAGACCCGGGGCTGGACCATGAGCCGGGCGGTGGCCACGGAATCGACGCAGGAGCTCAAGGCCAAGGGCATGAAGGTGGAGCGGATCCCCGCCGACTTTGAAGCCGAGCTCAAGCGCATGGGCGAGAAATTCTCGCGCGAGTGGGTGCGCACCGTGGGCAACGAGGCCAACAACATCTTCGTGCCTTACTACATCCAGCGCTGA